A segment of the Mycobacterium intracellulare ATCC 13950 genome:
CCGCCGCGCAACGGGTGCGCGCGGGGACTTTGCTGCTCGCCAACACCGACCTTCTCGAACCGACGTTTCGGCGCAGCGTGATCTACATCGTCGAGCACAACGATGGCGGCACGCTGGGTGTGGTGCTCAACCGCGCCAGCGAAACCGCGGTGCACAACGTGCTGCCCCAGTGGACCAACCTGTCGGCGAAGCCGAAGACGATGTTCATCGGGGGGCCGGTGAAGCGTGACGCCGCGCTGTGTCTGGCGACGTTGCGCGTCGGCGCCGATCCGCACGACGTGCCGGGCTTGCGGCATGTGGACGGCCGAGTGGTGATGGTCGATTTGGACGCCGACCCCGACGCCATCGCACCCCTGGTGGAGGGCGTGCGGATCTTCGCGGGATACTCCGGCTGGACAATCGGTCAGCTCGAAGGCGAGATCGAACGCGACGACTGGATTGTCTTGTCCGCCTTGCCCTCCGACGTTCTCGTCGGGCCGAGGTCAGATTTGTGGGGTCACGTCCTGCGTCGGCAGCCGTTGCCGCTGTCGCTGCTCGCGACCCACCCGATCGACATCAGCCGAAACTAGGGCTCCCCAGCTAGAAGGTCAGTGGCACGACTGTGTGCAGCCGGCGCAGCTGCCCGCGCACGCGGGCGCCGCCGCTTCCTGGCGCAGCGCGAAACGCGCGCTCTGCCAGGAGCCCGCGGCCAGCGTCCCGAGCGCCCCCGCGACACACACGATCAGCACCACCAGCGCGGTGTGCGGGACCGCGGCCAGCGCCACCACACCACCGGCGCCCAGCATCACCGCGGCAGCCAACTGGGTGGGCGCCATGGCGCGCAGCGCCAGCGCCGTGGCGCCGAAATTCCGATTGTGCGCAAGCGACCAGGTGCCGAACCCCGCCGAGGCCACCGCCGCACACATGCACAGCACGCCCGCAATCAGCATGGGCCCACAATACGAGCCGGGTTGGCCGCCCGCTCATCCGGCTCTGCGGGGTGGGTGCCGCCGGGCTCAGTGCTGGAGGAACGAAAAGTTCGGCAGCGGCGGCAAGCCGGGCACCATGGCCAGCAGGCTGGGCGTGTGCTGCTGGTTGGGCAGCGGAGTCTGCGCGGGGAGCCGGGCCGGGGCCGCGGGTGTCGTCTGGGCGAGCGGCACCAACGGAGCCGTGGCGGGGGCCGGGGCGGCCGGGGCAACCGGGGCGACCGGGGCCGCTGGGGTGGCAGGGGCAGCCGGCGCCGGGGCGACCGGAGCGGCCGGGGCGGTGGCGGGTGCCGGGGCGACGGGTGGCTGGGCGGGTCGCCCGACCGGCGAGGCGGCCGGGGCCTGGGCCGGCGCCGGGGCGGCACCGCCGGGGGCGGCGACCCGGAAACCGTTGATGATGGCGTCGGTCGCCGGGGCGTCGGCGACGCTGACCGCGCGGTCGGTGGTCACCGCGAGCGAGACGAGGTATTTGTCGGGTCCCGACGTGGCGATGACGTGGCGCCGGGACGTGTTCAGCGTCAGGTCCCCGTCGCGGTAGGTGCCCTCGACGATGGACGACGGGAAGCCCCCGAAGTCGGCCATCGAGGCATTGGTGGGCTGCCACGCCGGCAGTTTCTGGCTGTCGACGTAGCCGTGGGTGATCGCCTCTTTCGGATCGAAATCCCCGACCAGCTTGTACACCACCACCTGGGCGTTGGAGGAATAGATGCTGCTGCCGCGCCGATCGGCGATGACCGCGAACGCGTCGGGCACGTTCGGGTCGGGCACCTGGGTCCAGCGGGCAGGCACCGGCAGCGTGATGTCGAGCGCCTTGAAGTTCTGCGGCTTCTGCGCCTCGAGCTTGACGCCCTTCGACTGCAGGAATTCACGAATCGTGCCGGAGGTCGCGGGAACGGGAGCCGGGGCCGCAGCCGAGGCCGGAGCGGCAGCCGGGGCGGCCGCGGCGGGTGCCGTCGTTCCTGGAGTCCCGGCGGTGGCCGGCGGCGCCAGGGGAGTGGCCGCCTGCGGCGCGGCGAGGTATCTGCTCGGAGGCACCAGCTCGGGCCCGAGGTTCTGCGGCGCCTGTGCGGGGACGGCGGGAACCGGTGCCGGCGCCGGGGGCAACGGGTCCGCCGATGCGGTGCCGCTCGCAACAACCGCCAAACCCATCAGGCCGGCGACCATGCCGCCGAGAAGTGCCCGGTGGACGGGGACGATGTCAATCATCTGCGTCGGTCCTTCCCATGGCTCAAATACCAGAAGCCGTCGATAGTGGCCGACTGTAACTAGAGGTCAAAGGCGGTGAACAGGCCCGAAATACACCTGGGATGAACCCCTGATCGGCGCGCAACGGAACCGAGACCAACCTGTGGCCGGCGAACGGCCGTGTCGGCCCTTATACCCTGTTCAAGTGACCGAATCCCCGACCACTTCGACAGGCAGCGGCCCTGGCGCCGCCCAGCCGGACTCCGACGCGCCGCCGCATCGTTACACCGCGGCGCTGGCGGGCCGGATCGAGGGCGCGTGGCAGGACAACTGGGCGAAG
Coding sequences within it:
- a CDS encoding YqgE/AlgH family protein — translated: MVPPPEDPEDYVAPAAQRVRAGTLLLANTDLLEPTFRRSVIYIVEHNDGGTLGVVLNRASETAVHNVLPQWTNLSAKPKTMFIGGPVKRDAALCLATLRVGADPHDVPGLRHVDGRVVMVDLDADPDAIAPLVEGVRIFAGYSGWTIGQLEGEIERDDWIVLSALPSDVLVGPRSDLWGHVLRRQPLPLSLLATHPIDISRN
- a CDS encoding LpqN/LpqT family lipoprotein, with protein sequence MIDIVPVHRALLGGMVAGLMGLAVVASGTASADPLPPAPAPVPAVPAQAPQNLGPELVPPSRYLAAPQAATPLAPPATAGTPGTTAPAAAAPAAAPASAAAPAPVPATSGTIREFLQSKGVKLEAQKPQNFKALDITLPVPARWTQVPDPNVPDAFAVIADRRGSSIYSSNAQVVVYKLVGDFDPKEAITHGYVDSQKLPAWQPTNASMADFGGFPSSIVEGTYRDGDLTLNTSRRHVIATSGPDKYLVSLAVTTDRAVSVADAPATDAIINGFRVAAPGGAAPAPAQAPAASPVGRPAQPPVAPAPATAPAAPVAPAPAAPATPAAPVAPVAPAAPAPATAPLVPLAQTTPAAPARLPAQTPLPNQQHTPSLLAMVPGLPPLPNFSFLQH